The following coding sequences lie in one Populus trichocarpa isolate Nisqually-1 chromosome 14, P.trichocarpa_v4.1, whole genome shotgun sequence genomic window:
- the LOC18104798 gene encoding uncharacterized protein LOC18104798, with protein MANAWKRESNKQPKYLSPILLLLSLSLFLLFLFFFYARSPLNPPNSTLYVPRVYPIPPFDCLKSPQAHPVVANIVENLKYPFLYSLSDFGSLPDKPHKNIVRLLKGKPFRKPDISATIQQLLEGMKGRNGLVVDVGANVGMASFAAAVMGFKVLAFEPVIDNLLRICDGIWFNRVADLVTVFEAAVSDRIGNITFYKLVGRLDNSAVSATGAKLAFKSNEEIALQVRTIPLDELITDSEPVLLLKIDVQGWEYHVLKGAVKLLSRKKDEAPYLIYEEDERLLQASNSSAKEIRDFLRSVGFSHCIQHGTDAHCTKD; from the exons ATGGCAAATGCCTGGAAAAGAGAAAGCAACAAACAGCCAAAATACCTCTCTCCAATCCTTCTCCTCCTCTCACTATCTCTCTTCCTcctgtttctcttctttttctacgCTCGATCCCCATTGAATCCTCCTAACTCCACGCTTTATGTACCCCGAGTTTACCCAATCCCTCCTTTTGATTGCTTAAAATCTCCACAAGCTCACCCTGTGGTTGCCAACATAGTGGAAAACCTCAAATACCCCTTCCTCTACTCTCTCTCGGATTTTGGGTCCTTGCCCGACAAGCCCCACAAGAACATTGTCAGGCTTCTGAAAGGAAAGCCTTTCAGAAAGCCAGATATTTCAGCCACGATTCAGCAACTTCTTGAAGGAATGAAAGGGAGAAATGGGTTGGTTGTGGATGTTGGTGCTAATGTGGGAATGGCGAGTTTCGCAGCCGCGGTTATGGGCTTTAAAGTGCTGGCTTTTGAGCCAGTGATTGACAACCTTCTGAGGATTTGTGATGGGATTTGGTTTAATCGTGTTGCGGACTTGGTTACTGTTTTTGAGGCTGCTGTCTCTGATCGGATTGGCAATATCACTTTTTACAAG CTGGTAGGTCGGCTTGACAATAGTGCTGTTTCAGCCACTGGTGCAAAGTTGGCATTCAAGTCCAACGAAGAAATAGCCCTTCAAGTAAGGACCATCCCCCTTGACGAACTAATAACAGATTCAGAGCCTGTGTTGCTTCTCAAAATAGATGTCCAGGGATGGGAATATCATGTACTGAAAGGGGCCGTGAAATTACTgtcaagaaagaaagatgaagcCCCCTACCTAATTTACGAGGAAGATGAAAGGTTGCTGCAAGCGAGCAACAGTAGTGCCAAAGAGATCCGGGATTTCCTCCGAAGTGTTGGTTTTAGTCATTGTATCCAGCACGGTACAGATGCCCATTGCACCAAGGATTAG
- the LOC7497338 gene encoding transcription initiation factor TFIID subunit 4b isoform X1 — protein sequence MDPNIMRLLEEDEDETMHSGADVEAFQAALNRDIGGDVSNSQPSDSSAGKIGNANNTEELDAKNVQRQHHQEQHTSAMETKQNGPNAENQQQQGGFPQEPTRPPLLKKTSQDDIKQELVEQAPLQTPQSIGMQSYEKNPIPKSEPDKMQSSDGDPHFLNFQKMSNQQTAGTDQAGNQKNSKQIPFAILLPALKPHLDKDREMQLQTLYNKLRKNEIAKDQFVRLMRNIVGDQVLRLAAAQLQSQPGTNQSQLQPQAGRQLDGRMPAGISAAQFPDPHHSVLHPRGSIPAEPSHNPPSAVQLQTDSSIVNSQKSKAVEWKPDSLVMQASQSHSSNASISNQERERSSIAMQGQNKQQQHVNFPPTSFPMYGSSGGNYHPYSGTNVSTSGPSVKPQPHDPQTRQILHHQNLGVTQIGGPMHSMISTPKFERQNSADDPSRVHSGSVSHYTNKSALQQNSAPWQAPSNREKSPASFSSLNYVKPGLLEQAGEQQNKPQLSSPQVLSPSPVEKGNAISGNLKDQSLDKQSTKIVFSTVPPNSAPPSIATQMDPNGQAGSRISSVASPAGVNARTPPKKPSVGQKKPFEALGSSPPASTKKHKVSGAFSDQSIEQLNDVTAVSGVNLREEEEQLFSGPKEDSRVSEASRRFVQEEEERLMLQKTPLKKKLGEIMAKCGLKNFGTDVERCLSLCVEERMRGLISNMIRLSKQRVDAEKPRHQTLITSDVRQQIMTMNRKAQEELEKKQAEAEKLQKVNEPEGDNGGEGEKEKDEGRVKSVKVNKEEDDKMRTTAANVAARAAVGGDDILSKWQLMAEQARQKREGGMEGASGSQPVKDVNRKPLSPSGRNMMENLEAEKRSHVVPSSASGAGRKCGRNQAIVPQTKVVRTISVKDVMSVLEREPQMSRSTLIYQLYERIRSDATAE from the exons ATGGACCCTAACATAATGAGGCTTCTCGAAGAAGACGAG GACGAAACCATGCATTCCGGTGCTGATGTGGAGGCTTTCCAAGCTGCCCTGAACAGGGATATTGGGGGCGACGTGTCCAACTCGCAGCCGTCTGATTCGAGTGCGG GGAAAATTGGCAATGCCAATAATACCGAGGAACTTGATGCAAAAAATGTTCAACGACAACATCATCAGGAGCAGCACACATCTGCAATGGAGACAAAGCAGAATGGACCTAATGCTGAGAACCAACAGCAGCAGGGGGGTTTCCCACAGGAACCAACCCGCCCGCCATTACTTAAGAAAACATCCCAAGATGATATTAAACAAGAGCTTGTGGAACAGGCTCCTCTCCAGACTCCTCAATCGATTGGGATGCAAAGCTATGAGAAAAATCCTATCCCAAAATCCGAGCCTGATAAAATGCAAAGTTCTGATGGTGATCCtcactttttaaattttcagaAGATGAGCAATCAGCAAACTGCAGGCACAGATCAGGCAGGCAACCAAAAGAATAGCAAGCAGATACCTTTTGCGATATTGTTGCCTGCCTTAAAGCCTCATCTTGATAAAGACAGAGAGATGCAGCTACAAACTTTATATAATAAACTGAGG aaaaatgaaattgcaaAAGACCAATTTGTCAGACTCATGAGAAATATTGTTGGGGATCAAGTGCTCAGGCTGGCAGCTGCACAACTGCAATCACAG CCAGGTACCAACCAATCCCAGTTACAGCCTCAAGCTGGTCGCCAGCTCGATGGGCGAATGCCTGCTGGTATCAGTGCTGCTCAGTTTCCTGATCCACATCATTCTGTACTTCATCCGAGGGGATCTATTCCTGCAGAACCATCTCATAATCCTCCTTCAGCAGTCCAATTGCAGACTGATTCAAGCATTGTCAATTCTCAGAAATCCAAAGCGGTAGAATGGAAGCCAGATTCTCTTGTAATGCAAGCAAGCCAATCACATTCCTCCAATGCCAGCATTTCCAATCAAGAAAGAGAGCGATCCTCAATTGCAATGCAAGGGCAGAACAAGCAACAACAACATGTGAACTTTCCACCAACTTCCTTTCCAATGTATGGAAGCAGTGGTGGTAATTACCATCCATATTCTGGGACAAATGTTAGTACTTCAGGACCATCTGTGAAGCCACAACCCCATGATCCACAAACAAGGCAAATTCTACATCATCAAAATCTGGGTGTGACTCAAATAGGAGGGCCAATGCACAGCATGATAAGCACGCCGAAGTTTGAGAGGCAAAATTCTGCTGATGATCCTAGTAGAGTGCACAGTGGTTCTGTTTCCCATTATACAAACAAATCAGCATTGCAACAGAATTCAGCTCCTTGGCAAGCACCATCAAATAGAGAGAAAAGTCCTGCTTCATTCTCTTCGTTGAATTATGTAAAACCAGGTTTGCTTGAACAGGCTGGTGAGCAGCAGAACAAACCCCAGTTGTCGAGCCCTCAAGTGCTGTCTCCATCACCTGTTGAAAAGGGAAATGCAATTTCAGGAAATTTAAAGGATCAATCTTTAGACAAGCAGTCcactaaaattgttttttcaacagTGCCTCCCAATTCTGCCCCCCCTTCAATTGCGACTCAAATGGACCCCAATGGCCAG GCAGGCTCGCGAATCTCATCTGTAGCTTCTCCTGCTGGAGTTAATGCAAGAACACCTCCCAAAAAGCCTTCTGTTGGCCAAAAGAAGCCATTTGAAGCACTTGGTTCTTCTCCACCTGCGTCAAC TAAGAAGCATAAGGTATCTGGGGCTTTTTCGGATCAAAGCATTGAACAACTCAATGATGTCACTGCTGTCAGTGGAGTTAATCTCAGG GAAGAGGAAGAACAGCTATTTTCAGGGCCAAAGGAGGACAGTCGAGTTTCCGAAGCATCTCGACGGTTtgtacaagaagaagaagaaaggctgATGTTGCAGAAAACtcctttgaagaaaaaattaggaGAGATCA TGGCCAAATGTGGTTTGAAGAACTTTGGCACTGATGTGGAGCGATGCTTGTCCTTG TGTGTGGAAGAAAGGATGCGCGGACTAATAAGTAACATGATAAGGCTGTCAAAACAG CGTGTTGATGCCGAGAAGCCAAGACACCAGACTCTAATCACTTCAGATGTTCGGCAACAGATCATGACAATGAACCGGAAAGCTCAGGAAGAATTGGAGAAAAAGCAGGCTGAAGCAGAAAAGCTCCAAAAAGTTAACGAA CCGGAGGGTGACAATGGAGGTGAAGGTGAGAAGGAGAAAGATGAAGGTCGAGTGAAATCAGTGAAG GTTAACAAAGAGGAGGATGACAAAATGAGGACAACAGCTGCTAATGTTGCTGCTCGAGCAGCTGTTGGGGGAGATGACATACTGTCAAAATGGCAACTAATGGCTGAGCAAGCCCGGCAGAAACGTGAAGGAGGGATGGAGGGGGCATCCGGTTCCCAGCCAGTTAAAGATGTGAACCGCAAACCTCTATCACCATCAGGAAGAAATATGATGGAAAATCTCGAAGCAGAAAAAAGGAGCCATGTGGTTCCTTCTTCTGCATCTG GAGCTGGTAGGAAATGTGGAAGGAATCAAGCAATTGTGCCTCAAACCAAAGTGGTCCGTACCATTTCTGTTAAGGATGTAATGTCAGTGCTGGAAAGGGAACCTCAGATGTCCAGGTCTACTCTGATTTACCAACTGTACGAGCGAATCAGGTCTGATGCTACAGCTGAATAA
- the LOC7497338 gene encoding transcription initiation factor TFIID subunit 4b isoform X2, with amino-acid sequence MDPNIMRLLEEDEDETMHSGADVEAFQAALNRDIGGDVSNSQPSDSSAGKIGNANNTEELDAKNVQRQHHQEQHTSAMETKQNGPNAENQQQQGGFPQEPTRPPLLKKTSQDDIKQELVEQAPLQTPQSIGMQSYEKNPIPKSEPDKMQSSDGDPHFLNFQKMSNQQTAGTDQAGNQKNSKQIPFAILLPALKPHLDKDREMQLQTLYNKLRKNEIAKDQFVRLMRNIVGDQVLRLAAAQLQSQASTNQSQLQPQAGRQLDGRMPAGISAAQFPDPHHSVLHPRGSIPAEPSHNPPSAVQLQTDSSIVNSQKSKAVEWKPDSLVMQASQSHSSNASISNQERERSSIAMQGQNKQQQHVNFPPTSFPMYGSSGGNYHPYSGTNVSTSGPSVKPQPHDPQTRQILHHQNLGVTQIGGPMHSMISTPKFERQNSADDPSRVHSGSVSHYTNKSALQQNSAPWQAPSNREKSPASFSSLNYVKPGLLEQAGEQQNKPQLSSPQVLSPSPVEKGNAISGNLKDQSLDKQSTKIVFSTVPPNSAPPSIATQMDPNGQAGSRISSVASPAGVNARTPPKKPSVGQKKPFEALGSSPPASTKKHKVSGAFSDQSIEQLNDVTAVSGVNLREEEEQLFSGPKEDSRVSEASRRFVQEEEERLMLQKTPLKKKLGEIMAKCGLKNFGTDVERCLSLCVEERMRGLISNMIRLSKQRVDAEKPRHQTLITSDVRQQIMTMNRKAQEELEKKQAEAEKLQKVNEPEGDNGGEGEKEKDEGRVKSVKVNKEEDDKMRTTAANVAARAAVGGDDILSKWQLMAEQARQKREGGMEGASGSQPVKDVNRKPLSPSGRNMMENLEAEKRSHVVPSSASGAGRKCGRNQAIVPQTKVVRTISVKDVMSVLEREPQMSRSTLIYQLYERIRSDATAE; translated from the exons ATGGACCCTAACATAATGAGGCTTCTCGAAGAAGACGAG GACGAAACCATGCATTCCGGTGCTGATGTGGAGGCTTTCCAAGCTGCCCTGAACAGGGATATTGGGGGCGACGTGTCCAACTCGCAGCCGTCTGATTCGAGTGCGG GGAAAATTGGCAATGCCAATAATACCGAGGAACTTGATGCAAAAAATGTTCAACGACAACATCATCAGGAGCAGCACACATCTGCAATGGAGACAAAGCAGAATGGACCTAATGCTGAGAACCAACAGCAGCAGGGGGGTTTCCCACAGGAACCAACCCGCCCGCCATTACTTAAGAAAACATCCCAAGATGATATTAAACAAGAGCTTGTGGAACAGGCTCCTCTCCAGACTCCTCAATCGATTGGGATGCAAAGCTATGAGAAAAATCCTATCCCAAAATCCGAGCCTGATAAAATGCAAAGTTCTGATGGTGATCCtcactttttaaattttcagaAGATGAGCAATCAGCAAACTGCAGGCACAGATCAGGCAGGCAACCAAAAGAATAGCAAGCAGATACCTTTTGCGATATTGTTGCCTGCCTTAAAGCCTCATCTTGATAAAGACAGAGAGATGCAGCTACAAACTTTATATAATAAACTGAGG aaaaatgaaattgcaaAAGACCAATTTGTCAGACTCATGAGAAATATTGTTGGGGATCAAGTGCTCAGGCTGGCAGCTGCACAACTGCAATCACAGGCAA GTACCAACCAATCCCAGTTACAGCCTCAAGCTGGTCGCCAGCTCGATGGGCGAATGCCTGCTGGTATCAGTGCTGCTCAGTTTCCTGATCCACATCATTCTGTACTTCATCCGAGGGGATCTATTCCTGCAGAACCATCTCATAATCCTCCTTCAGCAGTCCAATTGCAGACTGATTCAAGCATTGTCAATTCTCAGAAATCCAAAGCGGTAGAATGGAAGCCAGATTCTCTTGTAATGCAAGCAAGCCAATCACATTCCTCCAATGCCAGCATTTCCAATCAAGAAAGAGAGCGATCCTCAATTGCAATGCAAGGGCAGAACAAGCAACAACAACATGTGAACTTTCCACCAACTTCCTTTCCAATGTATGGAAGCAGTGGTGGTAATTACCATCCATATTCTGGGACAAATGTTAGTACTTCAGGACCATCTGTGAAGCCACAACCCCATGATCCACAAACAAGGCAAATTCTACATCATCAAAATCTGGGTGTGACTCAAATAGGAGGGCCAATGCACAGCATGATAAGCACGCCGAAGTTTGAGAGGCAAAATTCTGCTGATGATCCTAGTAGAGTGCACAGTGGTTCTGTTTCCCATTATACAAACAAATCAGCATTGCAACAGAATTCAGCTCCTTGGCAAGCACCATCAAATAGAGAGAAAAGTCCTGCTTCATTCTCTTCGTTGAATTATGTAAAACCAGGTTTGCTTGAACAGGCTGGTGAGCAGCAGAACAAACCCCAGTTGTCGAGCCCTCAAGTGCTGTCTCCATCACCTGTTGAAAAGGGAAATGCAATTTCAGGAAATTTAAAGGATCAATCTTTAGACAAGCAGTCcactaaaattgttttttcaacagTGCCTCCCAATTCTGCCCCCCCTTCAATTGCGACTCAAATGGACCCCAATGGCCAG GCAGGCTCGCGAATCTCATCTGTAGCTTCTCCTGCTGGAGTTAATGCAAGAACACCTCCCAAAAAGCCTTCTGTTGGCCAAAAGAAGCCATTTGAAGCACTTGGTTCTTCTCCACCTGCGTCAAC TAAGAAGCATAAGGTATCTGGGGCTTTTTCGGATCAAAGCATTGAACAACTCAATGATGTCACTGCTGTCAGTGGAGTTAATCTCAGG GAAGAGGAAGAACAGCTATTTTCAGGGCCAAAGGAGGACAGTCGAGTTTCCGAAGCATCTCGACGGTTtgtacaagaagaagaagaaaggctgATGTTGCAGAAAACtcctttgaagaaaaaattaggaGAGATCA TGGCCAAATGTGGTTTGAAGAACTTTGGCACTGATGTGGAGCGATGCTTGTCCTTG TGTGTGGAAGAAAGGATGCGCGGACTAATAAGTAACATGATAAGGCTGTCAAAACAG CGTGTTGATGCCGAGAAGCCAAGACACCAGACTCTAATCACTTCAGATGTTCGGCAACAGATCATGACAATGAACCGGAAAGCTCAGGAAGAATTGGAGAAAAAGCAGGCTGAAGCAGAAAAGCTCCAAAAAGTTAACGAA CCGGAGGGTGACAATGGAGGTGAAGGTGAGAAGGAGAAAGATGAAGGTCGAGTGAAATCAGTGAAG GTTAACAAAGAGGAGGATGACAAAATGAGGACAACAGCTGCTAATGTTGCTGCTCGAGCAGCTGTTGGGGGAGATGACATACTGTCAAAATGGCAACTAATGGCTGAGCAAGCCCGGCAGAAACGTGAAGGAGGGATGGAGGGGGCATCCGGTTCCCAGCCAGTTAAAGATGTGAACCGCAAACCTCTATCACCATCAGGAAGAAATATGATGGAAAATCTCGAAGCAGAAAAAAGGAGCCATGTGGTTCCTTCTTCTGCATCTG GAGCTGGTAGGAAATGTGGAAGGAATCAAGCAATTGTGCCTCAAACCAAAGTGGTCCGTACCATTTCTGTTAAGGATGTAATGTCAGTGCTGGAAAGGGAACCTCAGATGTCCAGGTCTACTCTGATTTACCAACTGTACGAGCGAATCAGGTCTGATGCTACAGCTGAATAA
- the LOC7497339 gene encoding uncharacterized protein At2g23090, with amino-acid sequence MGGGNGQKAKMAREKNLEKQKAGSKGSQLESNKKAMSIQCKVCMQTFICTTSEVKCREHAEAKHPKSDVNTCFPHLQK; translated from the exons atgggAGGCGGCAACGGGCAGAAGGCAAAGATGGCTCGCGAGAagaacttggagaagcaaaaaGCTGGTTCTAAGG GAAGCCAGCTCGAATCAAACAAGAAAGCCATGTCGATCCAG TGCAAGGTGTGTATGCAGACATTCATTTGCACCACATCGGAAGTGAAGTGCAGGGAGCATGCAGAAGCCAAACACCCCAAATCTGACGTCAATACATGTTTCCCCCACCTCCAGAAATGA
- the LOC7497340 gene encoding linoleate 9S-lipoxygenase encodes MVFPRSYPSMQERVRDVQSKFQNHHIKQNIIKGKIVIQNHGQSGPGKSAYVQIYSSTTVDPSTGKGKLSAKAYLKHGKSEGHGGTKTRVYKIKIHVEPDFGIPGAFLMKNQHKHKFFLESVTLEILDNQIIYFDCRSWVYPFQKTKSERLFFSNNSYLPNHTPSALVELRKLELASLRGDGKQVRKEWDRIYDYDYYNDLCNPDKGQEHIRPVLGGSELHPYPRRVRTGHPPSNTEPSTESRTETINLDIYVPLDERFSPKKLSEFISNSIQATVHFIITEADSLFKQDSSSFESFDEIHDMFSSKRSNAVEGKAKNKLKGKVKERLKKLVPDVLFKEIIYTGKEDLVKFPLPQIIRENELAWGNDEEFGRQMLAGTNPTRIQSLQEFPPEGRYGVSTIEASHIEHNLDGLTLFEAMNEWRIFILDHHDYLMSYLSKINTKGVCAYASRTLFFLRTDDTLKPLAIELSLPGSNEDTEVSRVFLPANQGTEAALWQLAKAHVAANDSAYHQLISHWLHTHAVVEPFIIATRRQLSVMHPINWLLRPHFKDTMHINALARSILINSRGILEKTLFSGEISMELSSELYKEWRFDEQALPADLVKRGLALEDPDNPNNPTGVQLLFDDYPYGADGLDIWYAIKTWVTDFCTLFYKDDSSVNSDVEIQAWWSEIQNVGHGDKCNETWWYKMTTLVDLTEALTTLIWITSGLHASVNFGQYAYDGCPLNRPMLCRKFIPKEGTQEFAEFLRDPDKYYLNMLPDRFEMSLGIALTEVLSKHTSDEVYLGQRPLLECTDNVVQQKFKKFNEHLQEIEKKIIQRNKDPKFKNRSGPAKIPYELLYPDTSNVGPRWGITRKGIPNSVSI; translated from the exons ATGGTGTTCCCCAGGTCATATCCCAGCATGCAAGAGCGAGTGAGAGATGTCCAAAGcaaatttcaaaatcatcataTCAAGCAAAACATTATAAAGGGAAAAATTGTTATTCAAAATCATGGGCAATCAGGACCAGGAAAATCAGCATATGTACAGATTTATAGCAGCACTACAGTCGATCCAA GCACAGGCAAAGGAAAGTTAAGTGCAAAAGCCTACCTCAAGCATGGAAAGAGCGAGGGACATGGTGGCACAAAAACAAGagtatacaaaataaaaatacatgtcgAGCCAGACTTTGGGATTCCAGGAgcttttcttatgaaaaatcAACATAAGCATAAATTCTTCCTTGAATCTGTAACTCTTGAAATTCTAGACAATCAGATCATCTACTTTGACTGCAGATCTTGGGTATATCCAtttcaaaagacaaaatcaGAGCGCCTATTCTTCTCAAACAAT AGTTATCTTCCAAATCATACACCTAGCGCTCTAGTGGAGTTGAGAAAGCTGGAACTTGCTAGCCTGAGAGGGGATGGAAAACAAGTGAGGAAGGAATGGGATCGAATCTATGACTATGATTATTACAACGACCTTTGTAATCCAGATAAAGGTCAGGAACACATTAGACCAGTCCTGGGTGGTTCTGAATTACATCCATACCCTCGTAGGGTGAGAACAGGTCACCCTCCCAGCAACACAG AACCTTCAACCGAGAGCCGGACAGAAACAATCAACTTGGATATATATGTTCCTCTAGATGAGCGTTTTAGTCCCAAGAAACTATCAGAGTTCATATCAAATTCAATCCAGGCTACTGTGCATTTCATTATCACAGAGGCAGATTCATTATTCAAACAAGATTCCAGTAGTTTTGAGTCGTTTGACGAGATACATGATATGTTTTCTAGCAAGAGAAGTAATGCAGTAGAGGGAAAggccaaaaacaaattgaagggaAAGGTCAAAGAAAGATTGAAGAAATTAGTTCCAGATGTCCttttcaaagaaattatatatacagGCAAAGAAGACCTCGTGAAATTCCCATTACCTCAAATTATAAGAG AGAATGAATTAGCCTGGGGAAACGATGAGGAATTTGGACGTCAAATGCTTGCAGGAACTAATCCAACAAGGATACAAAGTTTGCAG GAATTCCCACCAGAAGGCAGATATGGAGTGAGTACAATAGAGGCATCACACATAGAGCACAACCTTGATGGGTTGACACTTTTCGAG GCAATGAATGAATGGAGGATATTCATCTTGGATCACCATGACTATCTCATGTCGTATTTAAGCAAAATTAACACAAAGGGTGTTTGTGCTTATGCATCAAGAACACTATTTTTCTTAAGAACTGATGATACATTAAAGCCATTAGCAATAGAATTGAGCCTGCCTGGCTCCAATGAGGACACAGAAGTCAGCAGGGTGTTTCTCCCAGCAAATCAAGGAACTGAAGCAGCACTATGGCAGCTTGCTAAAGCTCATGTTGCAGCTAATGACTCAGCATACCACCAACTAATCAGCCATTG GTTACACACTCATGCAGTAGTTGAGCCGTTCATTATTGCAACTAGAAGGCAGTTGAGTGTCATGCACCCAATCAACTGGCTACTACGTCCTCATTTCAAGGACACCATGCACATAAACGCATTGGCTCGGAGTATCCTCATAAACTCTAGAGGAATCCTTGAGAAAACACTCTTTTCTGGTGAAATATCCATGGAATTGTCTTCTGAACTCTATAAAGAATGGAGATTTGATGAACAAGCTCTTCCTGCTGATCTTGTCAAAAG AGGATTGGCCCTGGAAGACCCAGACAATCCAAATAATCCCACTGGGGTACAGCTCCTCTTCGATGATTATCCCTATGGTGCAGATGGACTTGATATTTGGTATGCCATCAAGACATGGGTCACAGACTTCTGCACACTTTTCTACAAAGACGATTCTTCTGTCAATTCTGATGTAGAAATTCAAGCATGGTGGTCTGAGATCCAGAATGTGGGCCATGGTGATAAGTGCAACGAGACATGGTGGTACAAAATGACAACTCTCGTAGACCTAACAGAAGCTCTAACAACACTCATATGGATTACATCAGGCCTTCACGCTTCCGTCAACTTTGGGCAATATGCATATGATGGCTGCCCTTTAAATCGTCCCATGCTATGTCGAAAATTTATTCCAAAGGAAGGGACACAAGAATTTGCCGAGTTCTTAAGAGATCCAGACAAATATTATCTTAACATGCTGCCCGACAGATTTGAGATGAGCCTTGGTATAGCATTAACAGAGGTTCTCTCGAAGCACACATCTGATGAAGTATACTTAGGTCAGAGGCCGCTGTTAGAGTGCACTGACAATGTAGTTCAGCAAAAATTCAAGAAGTTCAATGAACATCTCCAAGAGATAGAGAAGAAAATTATTCAGAGGAACAAAGATCCCAAGTTTAAGAACAGGAGCGGCCCTGCCAAGATCCCATACGAACTTCTCTACCCAGATACATCCAATGTTGGACCCAGATGGGGCATCACAAGAAAGGGGATCCCTAACAGCGTATCAATATAG